The following proteins come from a genomic window of Aspergillus luchuensis IFO 4308 DNA, chromosome 3, nearly complete sequence:
- a CDS encoding fungal specific transcription factor domain-containing protein (COG:K;~EggNog:ENOG410PV4G;~InterPro:IPR007219;~go_function: GO:0003677 - DNA binding [Evidence IEA];~go_function: GO:0008270 - zinc ion binding [Evidence IEA];~go_process: GO:0006351 - transcription, DNA-templated [Evidence IEA]): MSGRDASSTVSGQQNQRMSPVVEGQAQDAADSDARLVRLYYENFHSAHPILVPAPLYEERKYPAYLHEVVTLIGGHFLSTGSLPDMASAQLSADGERTPCKVQALLLYSILSCARGECSQAHTSFSQAVDIALELGMYRQEFASTSSNAVEAESLRRTWWELFIVDVYMAALQKRVVLRCSGVPYDVALPCEESVYANYTNIPSPPTLAGFNKRIFADEETSYSSFSYRIEAVCILARVLVLNSLPETHRDHLQAVENALVSWTNHLPPNKVDIVDTYGSVDEILFQAHTTIHFAAMLLHLPRSSLRPVCPETECPICPEIPSRLSPSFTRHVHDIKATEASKQLSNLLSVRPSVQRYSPFVVFSLVLCGMVQLATSRIHSSECSDHHCNRIILVLGCLKTLKQKWPIANRAHYFLRSVAAETFTAWIESRYPQTSNAVPLASRNGPSFPPENNAWLSVVSSNDTSRPVETDAQGIFSPGLLSAYIDPTCSEPLLLGPMPDLDFT, translated from the coding sequence ATGAGTGGGCGTGATGCTTCTTCGACTGTTTCTGGTCAGCAGAACCAGCGCATGAGCCCAGTCGTGGAAGGCCAAGCTCAAGACGCTGCAGATTCGGATGCTCGGCTAGTCCGCCTGTATTATGAGAACTTTCACTCAGCGCATCCAATCTTGGTTCCCGCGCCCTTGTATGAAGAACGCAAGTACCCAGCGTACCTGCATGAAGTGGTCACACTCATAGGGGGCCATTTCTTGTCTACTGGTTCCCTTCCTGATATGGCCAGTGCGCAACTGAGCGCTGATGGAGAGAGGACGCCATGCAAGGTCCAGGCACTTTTGCTTTATTCGATACTCTCATGCGCTCGTGGCGAGTGCTCGCAAGCTCACACATCCTTTTCGCAAGCTGTCGACATTGCGTTGGAACTTGGAATGTACCGACAAGAGTTTGCGTCCACGTCTTCCAATGCCGTGGAAGCTGAGAGCTTGCGCCGGACGTGGTGGGAGCTTTTTATCGTCGATGTCTATATGGCAGCTTTGCAGAAGAGAGTGGTCTTGCGATGCAGCGGTGTTCCTTACGACGTTGCTTTGCCGTGCGAGGAGTCCGTATATGCCAATTACACCAATATACCCTCACCGCCAACTCTTGCTGGGTTCAATAAACGCATCTTCGCTGATGAAGAAACAAGCTACTCATCGTTCAGCTATCGTATTGAAGCGGTATGCATCCTGGCACGGGTATTAGTCCTGAATAGCCTGCCAGAAACACACCGGGATCACTTGCAAGCTGTGGAAAATGCGCTTGTCAGCTGGACAAATCACCTTCCACCAAACAAAGTCGATATCGTGGATACGTACGGCAGCGTTGATGAAATACTGTTCCAGGCACATACTACCATCCACTTTGCTGCAATGCTCCTGCATCTTCCAAGAAGCAGTCTTCGGCCCGTCTGTCCAGAAACAGAGTGTCCGATTTGCCCAGAGATTCCATCTCGGCTTTCGCCATCCTTCACCCGACATGTTCATGATATCAAAGCTACGGAGGCATCCAAGCAACTCTCCAATCTTCTCTCAGTCCGCCCCAGCGTGCAGAGATACAGTCCATTTGTCGTTTTCAGCTTAGTACTCTGTGGAATGGTCCAGCTTGCCACAAGTCGCATCCATTCCTCAGAATGTTCTGATCATCACTGTAACAGAATCATCCTGGTTCTAGGCTGTCTGAAGACACTGAAACAGAAATGGCCCATCGCAAATCGAGCTCACTACTTCCTTCGGAGCGTAGCAGCAGAAACATTTACGGCCTGGATTGAGTCTCGATATCCACAAACCAGCAACGCTGTGCCTCTAGCCTCAAGAAATGGTCCCAGCTTTCCACCTGAAAATAATGCTTGGCTCTCTGTTGTTAGCAGCAATGACACATCCAGGCCTGTGGAGACTGACGCACAAGGCATTTTCTCGCCGGGGCTGTTATCCGCATACATCGACCCAACTTGCAGCGAGCCGCTGCTTCTAGGCCCTATGCCTGATCTTGACTTCACATGA
- a CDS encoding putative cysteine dioxygenase (COG:E;~EggNog:ENOG410PW2S;~InterPro:IPR014710,IPR010300,IPR011051;~PFAM:PF05995;~go_function: GO:0005506 - iron ion binding [Evidence IEA];~go_function: GO:0016702 - oxidoreductase activity, acting on single donors with incorporation of molecular oxygen, incorporation of two atoms of oxygen [Evidence IEA];~go_process: GO:0055114 - oxidation-reduction process [Evidence IEA]), translating into MASTMLASFPGTAASYTTSHLNKDSAPLLVEEDNYTFEQLVQDLRSYLGSSRGIDGENVDHNVLIAFMSKYASNPKDWSRFARNDVSKNYTRNLVEDINGRANLLVLVWNPQKGSPIHDHADAHCIMKILGGELNEVIYDTPDPERGHDTPLTVKQETTYKTDEVAYICDQIGLHRVMNPQKDQVAVSLHLYTPPNAADFGYNIYDRDTGRSSHVYQAS; encoded by the exons ATGGCTTCTACAATGCTTGCATCTTTCCCTGGCACTGCTGCCAGCTACACTACCTCCCATCTGAACAAGGACTCGGCTCCGTTATTGGTCGAAGAGGACAACTATACATTTGAGCAGCTTGTTCAAGACTTGAGAAGCTACCTGGGTAGCTCTCGAGGCATTGATGGAGAAAATGTTGACCACAACGTTCTGATTGCCTTCATGTCCAAATACGCTTCCAACCCTAAAGACTGGTCACGGTTCGCACGCAACGACGTGAGCAAGAACTATACTCGCAACTTGGTGGAGGATATCAATGGCCGTGCCAACCTG CTGGTGTTGGTCTGGAACCCGCAAAAAGGCTCGCCCATCCATGACCACGCAGATGCGCACTGCATCATGAAGATTCTAGGGGGAGAACTGAACGAAGTGATATACGACACGCCAGACCCCGAACGGGGCCATGATACGCCTTTGACGGTCAAGCAAGAGACCACGTACAAGACCGACGAAGTTGCGTATATCTGTGACCAGATCGGATTGCATAGGGTCATGAACCCACAGAAAGACCAAGTTGCTGTTTCTTTGCACT TGTATACGCCGCCCAATGCCGCGGACTTCGGCTACAACATCTATGATCGCGACACTGGACGGAGCAGCCATGTCTATCAGGCATCTTAG
- a CDS encoding MBL fold metallo-hydrolase (COG:S;~EggNog:ENOG410PIQ1;~InterPro:IPR001279,IPR036866;~PFAM:PF00753) yields the protein MNEVYYTSLSQHIRNEQKRHQQHHTMEPIIHPIFEKQTSTWQYIVACPETHEAVIIDPVLDFDPSQLTVTTTSADELLDLATSKGYHITRILETHAHADHLTAAHYIQTKLHHQQRLSSSSSSSSTESSPKVPICTGHRIRQVQATFAQRYNIPPNDLSTAFDHLFQDDETFQIGHITAQVLHLPGHTPDHSGYMIGSNVFTGDSIFNPDVGSARCDFPHGDARALYQTMRKLLALPEHVKLYTGHDYPPAVEGNSTTNRAPKAFVTVKDQKEGNKHVKEGTVEEEFVKWRQERDSALGEPRLLHPSLQVNVRGGRLPWGDTGNRRRAFLWMPVKVPEVMESSGGRRGVSTMSMSSARIGGSGLRAVLGAVDTLKMVMRRFV from the coding sequence ATGAACGAAGTATACTATACATCACTATCGCAACATATACGCAACGAACAGAAGAGGCACCAGCAACATCACACGATGGAAccaatcatccatcccataTTCGAGAAACAAACCTCAACATGGCAATACATCGTAGCCTGTCCCGAGACACACGAAGCCGTGATTATCGACCCAGTCCTCGACTTCGACCCATCCCAACTCACCGTGACTACAACCTCAGCCGACGAACTTCTTGATCTTGCAACCTCAAAGGGCTATCACATCACGCGAATCCTCGAGACGCACGCCCACGCCGACCATCTCACCGCAGCTCACTACATCCAGACCAagctccatcatcaacagcgcttatcatcctcctcctcctcatcatcaacagaaTCAAGCCCCAAAGTCCCCATCTGCACCGGCCACCGCATCCGCCAAGTCCAAGCCACATTCGCACAACGATACAACATCCCGCCCAACGACCTCTCCACCGCATTCGACCACCTCTTCCAAGATGACGAGACCTTCCAGATCGGACACATCACCGCCCAAGTCCTCCACCTGCCAGGCCACACGCCCGATCACAGTGGGTACATGATAGGCAGCAATGTATTCACAGGAGACTCGATCTTCAACCCGGACGTGGGCAGTGCGCGGTGTGATTTCCCGCATGGAGATGCCCGCGCCTTGTATCAGACCATGCGGAAGCTGTTGGCACTACCGGAGCATGTTAAGCTGTATACGGGACATGACTATCCGCCTGCGGTTGAGGGGAATTCTACGACTAATCGGGCGCCTAAGGCCTTTGTGACAGTCAAGGATCAGAAAGAGGGGAATAAGCATGTGAAGGAGGGGACTGTGGAAGAGGAATTTGTGAAATGGAGACAGGAGAGGGATTCTGCGTTGGGTGAACCTCGTCTCTTGCATCCTTCGTTGCAGGTTAATGTTCGGGGTGGGAGATTGCCTTGGGGTGATACGGGGAATCGGCGGAGGGCTTTTCTTTGGATGCCTGTGAAAGTTCCCGAGGTTATGGAGAGTAGTGGTGGTCGGAGAGGTGTGTCTACGATGTCTATGTCGTCGGCTAGGATCGGGGGTAGTGGTTTGCGGGCTGTTCTGGGGGCTGTTGATACGTTGAAGATGGTTATGCGCAGGTTTGTATAG